The following coding sequences lie in one Klebsiella huaxiensis genomic window:
- the ydjG gene encoding NADH-dependent methylglyoxal reductase has product MKMIPLGSTDITLSRMGLGTWAIGGGPAWNGDLDLQVCIDTILEAHRCGINLIDTAPGYNFGNSEVIVGQALKKLPRSEIVVETKCGIVWEREGSLFNKVGDRQLYKNLTPESIREEVDASLQRLGIDSIDIYMTHWQSVEPCFTPIAETMDTLNALKKEGKIRSIGAANVDAGHIKEYLKHGELDIIQAKYSILDRALEAELLPLCQQNGIIVQVYSPLEQGLLTGTITRDYVPGGARANKVWFQRENMLLVIEMLERWQPLCDKYRCSIPALALAWILKQSDLITLLSGATAPEQVRENVEALTISLTDDDSLLMRRMAEALDTK; this is encoded by the coding sequence GGGGCTGGGCACCTGGGCCATCGGCGGCGGTCCGGCATGGAATGGCGATCTTGATTTGCAGGTTTGTATCGACACCATTCTTGAAGCGCACCGTTGCGGCATTAATCTGATTGATACCGCGCCGGGCTACAACTTCGGTAACAGCGAAGTCATTGTTGGTCAGGCGCTGAAAAAGCTGCCTCGCAGCGAGATCGTGGTTGAAACCAAATGCGGCATTGTCTGGGAGCGGGAAGGTAGCTTGTTTAACAAAGTGGGCGACCGCCAGCTGTATAAAAACCTTACGCCTGAGTCGATTCGCGAAGAGGTAGACGCCAGCCTGCAACGACTCGGTATCGACAGCATTGATATTTATATGACCCACTGGCAGTCGGTAGAGCCTTGCTTTACGCCCATTGCGGAAACCATGGATACGCTTAACGCGCTCAAGAAAGAGGGGAAAATTCGCTCTATTGGCGCGGCGAATGTCGATGCCGGGCATATCAAGGAGTATCTCAAGCACGGCGAGCTGGATATCATTCAGGCCAAGTACAGCATCCTTGATCGGGCGCTGGAAGCTGAACTGCTGCCGCTTTGCCAGCAGAATGGCATCATCGTGCAGGTCTACTCACCGCTTGAGCAGGGGCTGTTGACCGGAACCATCACGCGGGATTATGTCCCTGGCGGTGCGCGGGCCAACAAAGTCTGGTTCCAGCGAGAAAATATGCTGCTCGTGATTGAGATGCTCGAACGCTGGCAGCCGCTGTGTGATAAATATCGCTGCTCGATCCCGGCGCTGGCGCTGGCGTGGATTTTAAAGCAGAGTGATTTAATCACCTTGTTAAGCGGGGCGACGGCACCTGAGCAAGTACGTGAAAACGTCGAAGCCCTGACGATCTCGTTAACCGATGATGATTCATTATTGATGAGGCGAATGGCAGAGGCGTTGGATACGAAATAA